A section of the Labrus mixtus chromosome 15, fLabMix1.1, whole genome shotgun sequence genome encodes:
- the emilin3a gene encoding EMILIN-3, producing MHFEMASCSILFFTLFLTIVETKFYRPFQFNQYKAGLSPHHEQGKPTSRHKNHCAYVVEKTVSFTVQDGAAPYVKAEYNKCSWGQKCPTLLYRLMYKPMYKVAHKTVTELEWRCCPGYSGYGCMEGPPVYQHPMKMMPPFEGPQMKGPPMKGPSMKGPQMKGPPMKGPQFKGPQYKGPMFRGPMFKGPPINSVMKANPWSQPKGPPTSSFHSYPMRHFGPPGSSSYPDTSFEPFPPQPEAETKPELQEPHHTEHDQEHEHDHELEHSQGPEEHIPDEIPPIPSGVEQREGEPIGQTLDSETEERIFRMEEDVQRLNQGLEILRGTVNGLEDSLRASLREDANRMLSALLSAVPGPVPAPAVSSSPDTVGFVEIPGGDSDTEGLDGRHVFPGLTELNGRVEELKLELKAKTAELQELKTTVMGHDGALKKMSNTEGAVSNTTDNLGGSAPGALEKLMDAKLSEARTEILGGFEKRVESAEGRCEEKAGDVRRQCQREQGEKQEQMEDALEESNANLRSELRKLQAQIHGLKATESCSNSVSGLTERVQHLETSVTGLNQSQGHLRVELGAHKDHIEGILEGRLGYVEDKLNLTGKIQSDEAGRRDGVLDKAMNGHGLESRMEGKLRAVEYRLLTALEELGNATAPALLEGHAVPALETELESLQERLEVDVDRLQKQLSSLERLCSSSCSSPQNSVAIQGDSAASNANLEKQQDLKEVLDMQDDRLRRLNATLNNILRRLTRKDQQDQVEGGHPTQGQLTILKFNVRSVNHTLKSLQDSLGTVVHQVGQANNSWHEREARLAQQIKGVVQLVGHQASMLGSGERRLTRLKAELQELRRRLAEEVGGCRSTALGVQKEVTVVGGRVANVEDKCNGLNFLAEDLERIRQELEGQSSGLLLQVNGTLSSHTQQLSELRAELRNCTSKAEPTQQTLELETELKRGDTFTLN from the exons ATGCATTTTGAGATGGCATCGTGTTCCATTTTGTTCTTCACTCTATTTTTGACAATTGTCGAAACCAAGTTCTACAGACCCTTCCAGTTTAACCAGTATAAAGCTGGGCTCAGTCCACATCATGAACAAGGGAAACCCACCAGCAGACACAA GAATCATTGTGCCTATGTTGTTGAAAAGACAGTGTCCTTCACTGTGCAGGATGGGGCAGCACCCTATGTAAAAGCAGAGTACAACAAGTGTTCCTGGGGTCAAAAATGTCCAACTCTTCT GTATCGACTGATGTACAAACCAATGTACAAGGTGGCACATAAAACTGTCACAGAGCTGGAGTGGCGTTGTTGTCCTGGTTACTCTGGGTATGGTTGTATGGAGGGACCTCCAGTTTACCAACACCCGATGAAAATGATGCCGCCATTCGAAGGCCCTCAAATGAAAGGCCCACCAATGAAGGGCCCATCAATGAAAGGCCCTCAAATGAAAGGCCCACCAATGAAAGGCCCACAATTCAAGGGCCCACAGTACAAAGGTCCCATGTTCAGGGGTCCCATGTTCAAGGGTCCACCTATCAACAGTGTTATGAAGGCCAACCCATGGAGTCAACCCAAAGGACCTCCCACTAGCAGTTTTCACTCTTACCCTATGCGCCACTTTGGGCCTCCAGGGTCTTCCTCCTACCCAGACACCTCCTTTGAGCCGTTTCCACCTCAACCAGAGGCAGAGACAAAGCCAGAGCTACAAGAACCACATCACACAGAGCATGACCAAGAGCATGAGCATGATCATGAGCTCGAGCACAGCCAAGGACCTGAGGAACACATACCAGACGAAATCCCTCCCATTCCCTCTGGTGTTGAACAGCGTGAGGGTGAACCAATAG GCCAGACACTAGACAGCGAAACAGAGGAACGAATATTTCGAATGGAGGAGGATGTGCAACGTCTAAACCAGGGCCTGGAGATCCTGAGGGGTACTGTGAATGGACTGGAAGATAGTCTACGGGCCTCGCTAAGAGAGGATGCCAACAGGATGCTATCAGCTCTGCTCTCAGCTGTCCCGGGCCCCGTTCCTGCTCCAGCTGTTTCCTCTAGTCCGGACACTGTGGGGTTTGTAGAGATTCCTGGGGGAGATTCTGACACAGAGGGTCTAGATGGCAGACATGTGTTTCCAGGCCTTACAGAACTGAACGGAAGAGTGGAGGAGCTCAAGCTAGAGCTTAAAGCCAagactgcagagctgcaggaactAAAAACGACAGTGATGGGACACGATGGAGCACTGAAAAAGATGTCAAATACAGAAGGTGCTGTATCAAACACCACTGACAACCTTGGAGGCAGTGCACCAGGGGCTTTGGAGAAGTTAATGGATGCGAAGCTGAGTGAGGCAAGGACAGAAATTCTTGGTGGGTTTGAGAAGCGTGTGGAGAGTGCAGAAGGTCGATGTGAGGAGAAAGCCGGGGATGTGCGTCGTCAGTGCCAGAGGGAACAAGGTGAGAAGCAGGAGCAGATGGAAGATGCTCTGGAGGAAAGTAACGCAAACTTAAGATCAGAGCTGAGAAAGCTCCAGGCACAGATTCATGGTTTAAAGGCTACAGAGAGCTGCAGTAATAGTGTGAGTGGCCTGACAGAAAGGGTGCAGCACTTGGAAACATCAGTGACAGGCCTAAACCAGTCCCAGGGGCACCTGAGAGTGGAGCTGGGAGCACACAAGGACCATATAGAGGGGATTCTGGAGGGGCGTCTGGGGTATGTAGAGGACAAACTCAACTTGACTGGGAAGATTCAAAGTGATGAGGCTGGAAGGAGGGATGGTGTCTTAGACAAAGCCATGAATGGACATGGCCTGGAGTCCAGAATGGAGGGTAAGTTGAGGGCTGTTGAATACCGGTTACTGACAGCTTTGGAGGAGCTGGGTAATGCCACGGCCCCTGCTCTGCTGGAGGGTCATGCTGTTCCAGCTCTTGAGACAGAACTTGAGTCCTTGCAAGAGAGACTAGAGGTGGATGTCGACAGACTGCAGAAGCAACTAAGCAGCCTTGAGAgactctgctcctcttcctgttcctcACCACAAAATTCAGTTGCCATCCAGGGAGATTCTGCTGCGTCAAATGCTAACCTGGAAAAGCAGCAGGATTTGAAAGAGGTTCTTGACATGCAAGATGACCGTTTGCGCAGGCTTAATGCCACACTAAACAACATACTTAGGCGACTGACCCGCAAAGACCAACAGGATCAAGTAGAGGGAGGCCATCCCACCCAAGGACAGCTCACAATCCTCAAGTTCAATGTCCGCTCAGTCAACCACACCCTGAAGAGCCTCCAGGATTCACTTGGGACAGTGGTGCATCAGGTAGGTCAAGCAAACAACTCCTGGCATGAGAGAGAGGCCCGTCTAGCCCAGCAGATAAAGGGTGTAGTCCAGCTGGTTGGACACCAGGCCTCAATGCTTGGGTCAGGTGAGCGCAGACTGACTCGCCTTAAGGCTGAGCTGCAGGAGTTGAGGCGAAGGCTAGCTGAGGAGGTCGGAGGCTGTCGAAGCACTGCTTTGGGGGTCCAGAAAGAGGTAACTGTGGTTGGGGGGCGTGTTGCCAATGTGGAGGACAAGTGTAATGGCCTGAATTTCCTGGCAGAGGACCTGGAGAGAATCAGGCAAGAGTTGGAAGGTCAATCCAGCggcctcctcctgcaggtcaaCGGGACTCTCTCTAGTCATACTCAGCAGCTTTCTGAGCTTAGAGCTGAACTCAGAAACTGCACCTCCAAGGCAGAGCCAACACAACAGACTCTTGAACTGGAAACAGAGCTGAAACGAGGGGACACCTTCACTTTAAATTAG